The Gemella massiliensis genome contains a region encoding:
- a CDS encoding formate--tetrahydrofolate ligase: protein MKSDFQISNECKKQDIKTVANKLGISENDLILYGNYKAKIQTKNIKKNIKEDANLILVTSINPTSSGEGKSTVTIGLSDALNKIGKKSCVALREPSLGPVLGRKGGAAGGGYAQVVPMEDINLHFTGDMHAITTAHNAIAVLVNNHVFQGNELEIDKIIFNRVMDMNARDLRHIKINVGTELERRDGFDITVASEIMAILCLSENLGDLKEKLSNILVAYNKKGDPVYLKDLKIEGVITSLLKDAIKPNIVQTLENNPAIIHGGPFANIAHGCNSILATKTALKYADYVITEAGFGADLGAEKFLNIKCRKAGLNPKAAVVVATIKALKLHGDIEEKNLKEENLEALAKGVKNLEKHIENLRKFNLLVIIALNVFITDTVKELEFLENWAKEKNVEFSRVEVWEKGGIGGIDLAEKVVKVVESNDKKLKLLYKDEVSIIEKIETICREIYGADGVNITDEVKEEIEKIEKLGFGNLPVCMAKTPLSLSDNSKLKGRPHGFNITISDVKLRSGAGFVVAYANKVLTMPGLPKVPSALNINIDEETETILGIF, encoded by the coding sequence ATGAAATCAGATTTTCAAATTTCAAATGAATGTAAAAAACAAGATATTAAAACAGTGGCAAATAAATTAGGAATAAGTGAAAATGATTTGATTTTATATGGTAATTATAAAGCCAAAATTCAAACAAAAAATATAAAGAAAAATATTAAAGAGGATGCTAATTTAATCTTAGTAACTTCAATCAACCCAACATCAAGTGGAGAAGGTAAGTCAACTGTTACCATAGGGTTGTCAGATGCTCTAAATAAAATTGGTAAAAAATCGTGTGTAGCGTTACGTGAACCGTCATTAGGCCCTGTATTAGGGAGAAAAGGTGGTGCAGCAGGTGGAGGATATGCACAGGTTGTTCCTATGGAGGACATCAACTTACACTTTACCGGTGATATGCACGCTATTACAACCGCTCATAATGCAATAGCAGTTCTTGTTAATAATCATGTATTTCAAGGTAATGAACTTGAAATTGATAAAATTATTTTTAATCGTGTAATGGATATGAATGCACGTGATTTACGTCATATAAAAATCAATGTAGGAACAGAATTGGAACGTAGAGATGGTTTTGATATTACAGTTGCCAGTGAAATTATGGCGATTTTATGCCTATCAGAAAATCTTGGTGATTTAAAAGAAAAACTAAGTAATATATTAGTAGCTTATAATAAAAAAGGAGATCCGGTATATCTTAAGGATTTGAAGATTGAAGGGGTTATTACTTCTCTGTTAAAAGATGCAATTAAACCTAATATTGTTCAAACGTTAGAAAATAATCCGGCTATTATTCATGGAGGTCCGTTTGCGAATATTGCTCATGGCTGTAACTCAATTTTGGCAACAAAAACAGCTTTGAAATATGCAGATTACGTTATTACAGAAGCGGGATTTGGAGCAGACCTTGGTGCTGAAAAATTTTTAAATATAAAATGTCGTAAGGCAGGTCTTAATCCGAAAGCTGCTGTAGTTGTGGCTACTATTAAAGCATTAAAACTTCATGGTGATATTGAAGAAAAAAACTTAAAAGAAGAAAATTTAGAAGCATTGGCAAAAGGGGTAAAAAATTTAGAAAAACATATTGAAAATTTACGAAAATTTAATTTACTGGTTATAATAGCCCTAAATGTTTTTATTACTGATACAGTAAAAGAACTGGAATTTTTAGAAAATTGGGCAAAAGAAAAAAATGTTGAATTTTCTCGTGTAGAAGTTTGGGAAAAAGGTGGCATAGGCGGAATAGATTTAGCTGAAAAAGTAGTAAAAGTTGTAGAAAGTAATGATAAAAAGTTAAAATTACTGTATAAAGACGAAGTATCGATAATAGAAAAAATCGAAACTATCTGTCGTGAAATCTACGGTGCAGATGGTGTAAATATTACTGATGAAGTAAAAGAAGAAATAGAAAAAATCGAAAAGTTAGGTTTCGGAAATTTACCGGTTTGTATGGCGAAAACACCATTATCACTTTCTGATAATTCAAAATTGAAAGGTCGACCACATGGATTTAATATTACAATCAGTGATGTAAAACTACGTAGCGGAGCAGGATTTGTGGTAGCGTACGCTAATAAAGTACTGACAATGCCGGGATTACCAAAAGTACCAAGTGCATTAAATATCAATATAGATGAAGAAACAGAAACAATTTTAGGAATATTCTAA
- the purB gene encoding adenylosuccinate lyase, with amino-acid sequence MIERYSREVMRNVFSDENRFKAYLEVELYATEAWSELGVVPKKDVEKLFTNAKFDLKGIFELEKETKHDIVAFTRNVSSYLGDEKKWIHYGLTSTDVVDTAYGYLYKQANDILYQDLLKFQEVLKEKALQYKFTPCIGRTHGVHADISSFGLKFALYYDEFNRHLKRFNEVRKIIEVGKISGAVGTFSNTPPEVQDYVCKKLGIESSNISTQTLQRDRHADYYATLALIASSIEKIGVEIRHLQRTEVREAEEFFSKNQKGSSAMPHKRNPISSENMAGCARIMRGYMLAAYENIPLWHERDISHSSAERILSNDATTLLDYMLNRFTNVVKNLTVFTDNMIKNIYATNGVIFAQRTMSNLIKNYGFSREEAYDLVQPLAMRSWFENIPFKQLLEENEIIQKTVSKEILDSCFDLNVHLINIDKIYKRVPGLEE; translated from the coding sequence ATGATTGAAAGATATAGCAGAGAAGTAATGCGTAATGTTTTCAGTGATGAAAATCGCTTTAAAGCATATTTAGAAGTTGAATTATATGCTACCGAAGCATGGAGTGAACTAGGAGTTGTTCCGAAAAAAGATGTGGAAAAATTATTTACCAATGCAAAATTTGATTTAAAAGGAATTTTTGAATTGGAAAAAGAAACAAAACATGATATAGTAGCTTTTACTCGCAATGTATCAAGTTACTTAGGTGATGAAAAAAAATGGATACACTACGGTTTAACATCAACAGATGTAGTTGATACTGCATACGGATATTTATATAAACAGGCAAACGATATTTTGTATCAAGATTTATTAAAATTTCAAGAAGTATTAAAAGAAAAAGCATTGCAGTACAAATTTACTCCATGTATTGGACGTACTCACGGAGTTCATGCCGATATAAGTAGTTTCGGATTAAAGTTTGCACTATACTATGATGAATTTAATCGTCATCTTAAACGTTTTAATGAAGTAAGAAAAATCATTGAAGTAGGGAAAATTTCCGGTGCAGTAGGAACATTTTCTAATACGCCACCGGAAGTACAAGACTATGTATGTAAAAAATTAGGAATAGAGTCAAGTAACATTTCGACACAAACTCTACAACGTGACAGACACGCTGATTACTATGCGACATTGGCATTAATTGCAAGCTCTATTGAGAAAATAGGGGTAGAAATTCGTCACTTGCAAAGAACAGAAGTTCGTGAAGCAGAAGAGTTCTTTTCAAAAAATCAGAAAGGTTCCAGTGCAATGCCACACAAACGAAACCCTATTTCAAGTGAAAATATGGCGGGTTGTGCCAGAATTATGCGTGGTTATATGCTAGCTGCTTATGAAAATATTCCTTTATGGCATGAACGTGATATTTCACATTCAAGCGCAGAACGTATTTTAAGTAATGATGCAACAACATTGTTAGATTATATGTTAAATCGTTTTACAAATGTTGTAAAAAATCTGACAGTATTTACCGATAATATGATTAAAAATATTTATGCAACTAATGGGGTTATTTTTGCTCAAAGAACTATGAGTAATCTAATTAAAAATTATGGATTTTCTCGCGAAGAAGCATATGATTTAGTACAACCGTTGGCAATGAGATCATGGTTCGAAAATATTCCATTTAAACAATTATTAGAAGAAAATGAAATTATTCAAAAAACGGTATCAAAAGAAATATTGGACAGTTGTTTTGACCTAAATGTTCATTTGATAAATATTGATAAAATTTATAAACGTGTCCCGGGATTGGAAGAATAA
- the purD gene encoding phosphoribosylamine--glycine ligase, whose product MAKVLIVGNGGREHAIAYKLYKEGHEIFMTEINPAVEEFGTCVTINEDQIPSYAKENNIDLVFVGPEVPLVNGLIDKLQEKDVRAFGPSKKAAQLEGSKVFSKMMMKKYDIPTAKYESFSDYKKASEYLAEQQVPIVLKADGLAAGKGVIIANTLEEAQYELKEMMCNSKFNSAGAKVVIEEFLQGEEFSLMCFVSNKKVYPMEIAQDHKRAFDNDQGLNTGGMGAYTPLKKITVDDIKEGIEKVVQPIVNAMSDEGMPFYGILYAGLMKCKNGIKTIEFNVRFGDPESEILLLKLESSLYDIANNVIDGKDIELKWNSDAFIGVVMAAKGYPEHSEKGAIIKGLDKVSTPVFHMGTKKVSGEIVINGGRVILVCANGKTLQEAREKVYNEIEKIECKELFFRRDIGHLSL is encoded by the coding sequence ATGGCAAAAGTATTAATAGTCGGTAATGGCGGAAGAGAACACGCTATTGCATATAAACTTTATAAAGAGGGTCATGAAATATTTATGACAGAAATTAATCCTGCGGTCGAAGAGTTTGGAACGTGCGTAACAATAAATGAAGACCAAATACCAAGTTATGCAAAAGAAAACAATATAGACCTAGTATTTGTCGGCCCGGAAGTACCATTAGTTAATGGACTTATTGATAAACTTCAAGAAAAAGATGTTCGTGCTTTTGGACCAAGTAAAAAAGCTGCACAATTAGAAGGAAGTAAAGTATTTTCAAAAATGATGATGAAAAAATACGATATTCCAACTGCTAAATATGAAAGTTTTAGTGATTATAAAAAAGCTAGTGAATATTTAGCTGAACAACAAGTGCCTATAGTTTTAAAAGCTGACGGTTTAGCAGCAGGTAAAGGTGTTATTATTGCGAATACTTTAGAAGAAGCACAGTATGAATTAAAAGAAATGATGTGTAATTCCAAGTTTAATTCAGCAGGTGCTAAAGTCGTAATTGAAGAATTTCTTCAAGGAGAAGAATTTTCATTAATGTGCTTCGTTTCGAATAAAAAGGTTTATCCAATGGAAATTGCACAAGATCACAAGCGAGCTTTTGATAATGATCAAGGGTTAAATACCGGAGGGATGGGAGCTTATACTCCGCTGAAAAAAATCACTGTAGATGACATAAAAGAAGGAATTGAAAAAGTAGTTCAACCTATTGTTAATGCAATGAGTGACGAGGGGATGCCATTTTACGGCATTTTGTATGCCGGGCTTATGAAATGTAAAAACGGTATTAAAACTATTGAATTTAATGTTCGTTTTGGAGATCCTGAAAGTGAAATATTATTACTGAAATTAGAGAGTAGTTTGTATGATATTGCTAACAATGTGATTGATGGAAAAGATATTGAACTAAAATGGAACAGTGATGCATTTATCGGGGTGGTAATGGCAGCTAAAGGTTATCCGGAACATAGTGAAAAAGGTGCAATAATTAAAGGTTTAGATAAAGTATCGACACCCGTTTTTCACATGGGAACAAAAAAGGTATCCGGTGAAATTGTTATAAATGGCGGACGTGTTATATTAGTATGTGCAAATGGAAAAACCTTGCAAGAAGCACGAGAAAAAGTATATAATGAAATAGAAAAAATAGAATGTAAAGAACTATTTTTCAGACGAGATATAGGTCATTTATCCTTATAA
- the purH gene encoding bifunctional phosphoribosylaminoimidazolecarboxamide formyltransferase/IMP cyclohydrolase produces MTKRALISVSDKTNIVEFAKGLEKYGYEIISTGGTFTHLKNNGVSCISIEDITHFPEILEGRVKTLHPKIHGGLLSKRGNKLHNKHIRENNIEYIDLVCVNLYPFEQTIKKIDVTEEEIIENIDIGGPSMLRSAAKNFNDVVVVTDIADYDKILKELENGSISLSTRRSLAIKVFNTTASYDAAIANYFNKKDSLVPEKLTISYKLQDTLRYGENPHQKAHHYVQNNNESYALHNAVQLHGKAMSYNNIQDASAALDILNEFDETTCIAVKHMNPCGVAVGKDVFEAYSRAYEADPVSIYGGIIAINGVIDIRTAEKMSKTFLEIILANDYEKEALDILTKKKNLRIYKLSEKNNNSVEQIKSVRGGILVQDFNDKLADEYIDVTYKKITAEQQKDIEFGLKVVKHVKSNAIVVVKNSQTLGIGAGQMNRVGSCKIALEQAGEKAKGAILASDAYFPMRDSVDLAAKYGISAIVQPGGSIRDQESIDACNEKGVAMVFSKIRHFKH; encoded by the coding sequence ATGACAAAAAGAGCATTAATTAGTGTAAGTGATAAAACGAATATTGTAGAATTTGCGAAAGGTTTAGAGAAATACGGATATGAAATTATTAGTACAGGAGGAACATTTACTCATTTAAAAAATAACGGTGTTTCATGTATAAGTATTGAAGATATAACACATTTTCCTGAAATTTTAGAAGGACGTGTAAAAACACTGCACCCTAAAATTCATGGAGGATTACTTTCAAAACGTGGGAACAAATTACACAATAAGCATATAAGAGAAAATAATATAGAATATATAGATTTAGTTTGTGTAAATTTATACCCTTTTGAACAAACGATAAAAAAAATTGATGTAACTGAAGAAGAAATTATTGAAAATATTGATATTGGTGGCCCCAGTATGTTAAGAAGTGCTGCAAAAAATTTTAATGATGTGGTTGTAGTAACTGATATTGCTGATTACGATAAAATTTTGAAAGAATTAGAAAATGGTAGCATTTCTTTATCAACACGACGTTCTTTAGCAATAAAAGTATTTAATACAACAGCAAGTTATGACGCAGCTATTGCAAATTATTTTAATAAAAAAGATAGCTTAGTTCCGGAAAAATTAACAATTTCGTATAAATTACAAGATACTTTACGTTATGGAGAAAATCCGCATCAAAAAGCACATCATTATGTTCAAAATAACAATGAAAGTTATGCACTGCACAATGCCGTTCAATTACATGGCAAAGCGATGTCTTACAATAATATTCAAGATGCAAGTGCTGCATTAGATATATTGAATGAATTTGATGAAACTACTTGTATTGCTGTTAAGCATATGAACCCTTGTGGTGTTGCTGTCGGTAAAGATGTTTTTGAGGCGTATAGTCGTGCTTACGAGGCAGATCCTGTATCAATATACGGTGGTATTATTGCGATTAATGGAGTAATCGATATTCGTACGGCTGAAAAAATGAGTAAAACTTTCTTGGAAATTATTTTGGCTAATGATTATGAGAAGGAAGCGTTGGATATATTGACTAAGAAGAAAAATTTACGTATTTATAAGTTAAGCGAAAAAAACAATAATTCAGTTGAACAAATTAAAAGTGTTCGTGGAGGCATACTGGTTCAAGATTTTAATGACAAACTTGCTGATGAATATATAGATGTAACTTATAAAAAAATTACCGCTGAACAACAAAAAGATATAGAATTTGGGTTAAAGGTAGTAAAACATGTAAAATCAAATGCTATTGTGGTAGTGAAGAATTCTCAAACTTTGGGAATCGGAGCAGGACAAATGAATCGTGTCGGTTCATGTAAAATTGCTCTTGAGCAAGCCGGAGAAAAAGCAAAGGGTGCAATTTTGGCATCAGATGCGTACTTTCCAATGCGTGATAGTGTAGATTTGGCAGCTAAATATGGAATTTCAGCAATAGTTCAACCGGGAGGTTCTATTCGGGATCAAGAAAGCATTGATGCTTGCAATGAGAAAGGAGTGGCAATGGTCTTCAGTAAAATTCGCCACTTTAAACACTAA
- the purN gene encoding phosphoribosylglycinamide formyltransferase: protein MKKVAIFASGTGSNFEKIADDKRLKEKMVIELLVCDKKNAAVIKKAQARGIPTYVFSAKNFSTKQDYEKEIFEKVKNFDYIFLAGYMRIISPYFLENYKKTILNLHPSLLPKYKGKDAIKQAFNARENKIGISIHYVNEELDGGRVIAQRSLKVSSDDTLETITEKIHKLEHELYPNVILKLLEEEL from the coding sequence ATGAAGAAAGTAGCCATTTTTGCATCAGGAACAGGTAGTAATTTTGAAAAAATAGCGGATGATAAACGTTTAAAAGAAAAAATGGTAATAGAACTATTAGTATGTGATAAAAAAAATGCTGCAGTTATTAAAAAAGCACAAGCTAGAGGTATTCCAACCTATGTTTTTTCTGCAAAAAATTTTTCGACAAAACAAGACTACGAAAAAGAAATTTTTGAAAAAGTTAAGAATTTTGATTATATCTTTTTAGCAGGATATATGAGAATTATCTCTCCATACTTTTTAGAAAATTATAAAAAAACAATCTTAAATCTACATCCGTCATTGTTGCCAAAATACAAAGGGAAAGACGCCATTAAACAAGCATTTAATGCAAGAGAAAATAAAATTGGTATAAGTATTCATTATGTAAATGAAGAATTAGATGGTGGTAGGGTAATAGCCCAACGTTCGTTAAAAGTATCAAGTGACGATACATTAGAAACAATAACTGAAAAAATCCATAAATTAGAGCATGAACTTTATCCAAATGTTATTTTAAAACTATTAGAGGAGGAGCTATGA